One window of the Psilocybe cubensis strain MGC-MH-2018 chromosome 12, whole genome shotgun sequence genome contains the following:
- a CDS encoding putative serine/threonine-protein kinase fhkC has product MDKDEATNFEDEDLIDMSDTDPDPDSDELTPDSIAQLWGFLEPLGPGPSAVRFPKAICRWSFGRKKDDNVNSVVLDCLKISSQHCVITYQGNNVVTVLDMSSNGTWINGHKIGKGKTMRLCDGDKICLGTTIPQPQNGGVDDYRYTYHHMADGKSYGGFTDNFLLGFELGKGAFASVHEAIHKKTGRAFAVKVIPPTILNRPFLSKLAAQRFYDRFTREIDLLKRLEHPNVCKFMQVYCEEYTIYMILELVSGGELLSLIHKRGRLEERHARDITYQICDAMAYIHSQGIVHRDLKPENILVTDEDHPIAKIADFGIARLVDDVKMAWTICGTPYYIAPELEDFEYTERFNDKVDSWSVGIIVFMMLTGKQPFVDADDPQKFKARKVDWITLSTTPATDQEAVYFVSELLEINPKLRLSLSHAHRHHWLRDHEPYHRSIAALYRSANREPEDDSGPLILSRPSPTLPVESSADNPPPEPASSLQPRAMVLAAAQESGAIIRQPSAEILINLSRQRSRNASAGPSRIPANNDEDSNKRALDYISEEPSTGGFDDIDMLAESPIRTPRPARKKARVVFGSPTTANSESNQNMVNEDVQMMSPTKTPARARRIPPPPKSVERRSSRIKKANLRKLQK; this is encoded by the exons ATGGACAAGGACGAAGCCACTAactttgaggatgaagatcTCATTGATATGTCCGACACAGACCCAGACCCGGATTCAGACGAACTCACACCCGATTCCATCGCTCAGCTGTGGGGTTTTTTAGAGCCCCTCGGGCCAGGGCCTTCCGCTGTACGGTTCCCTAAGGCAATCTGCCGTTGGTCCTTTGGCAGGAAGAAGGATGACAATGTCAATTCTGTTGTACTTGATTGTTTAAAGATCA GCAGTCAACATTGTGTCATTACCTATCAAGGGAATAATGTGGTCACAGTACTGGACATGTCATCGAACGGAACATGG ATCAATGGGCATAAAATTGGCAAAGGTAAAACGATGAGACTTTGCGACGGAGACAAAATCTGTCTCGGAACCACAATTCCACAGCCCCAGAATGGAGGAGTGGATGACTATC GGTATACCTATCACCACATGGCCGATGGCAAGAGTTATGGAGGATTTACAGATAACTTCTTACTCGGTTTTGAACTGGGGAAAGGTGCCTTTGCTTCAGTCCACGAGGCAATTCACAAGAAAACTGGAAGAGCATTTGCGGTCAAAGTCATCCCGCCAACGATACTGAATAGACCCTTCCTTTCAAAGTTGGCAGCGCAACGGTTTTACGACCGCTTCACTCGCGAAATCGATTTGTTGAAGAGACTCGAGCACCCCAACGTTTGTAAGTTTATGCAGGTATACTGCGAAGAATATACCATCT ATATGATTCTTGAACTCGTAAGCGGTGGTGAATTACTTTCGCTCATCCACAAAAGAGGGAGGCTTG AGGAGAGGCACGCCAGAGATATCACCTATCAAATCTGCGATGCTATGGCT TACATTCATAGCCAAGGAATTGTCCATCGGGATCTCAAGCCAGAG AATATCCTGGTCACTGATGAGGACCATCCTATCGCAAAAATTGCTGATTTCGGGATTGCAAGGCTCGTTGATGACGTGAAGATGGCTTGG ACTATATGCGGCACACCATATTATATTGCACCAGAGTTAGAAGACTTTGAGTATACCGAAAGGTTTAACGACAAAGTCGACAGTTGGTCCGTGGGGATCATCGTGTTTATGAT GCTCACAGGGAAGCAACCTTTCGTCGACGCTGATGATCCCCAAAAATTCAAAGCCCGCAAAGTAGATTGGATCACACTGTCCACTACCCCCGCTACTGACCAGGAAG CGGTGTATTTTGTATCAGAACTTCTCGAAATAAATCCCAAACTTCGTTTATCCCTCTCTCATGCTCATCGCCACCACTGGCTGCGAGACCACGAGCCATACCATCGCAGTATCGCAGCACTTTACAGATCCGCCAATAGGGAACCCGAGGATGATTCTGGTCCGCTCATTCTAAGTCGACCTAGTCCTACTCTCCCAGTTGAAAGTTCCGCCGACAATCCGCCGCCAGAACCTGCTTCATCGCTTCAACCACGCGCAATGGTGCTCGCTGCCGCACAAGAAAGCGGCGCAATTATCCGTCAGCCATCTGCAGAAATTCTCATCAACCTCTCGCGGCAGCGTTCCAGGAATGCGAGCGCAGGACCAAGCCGCATTCCTGCTAACAATGATGAAGATAGCAACAAGCGTGCTCTAGACTACATCTCAGAGGAACCATCAACGGGCGGCTTTGATGACATAGATATGCTCGCAGAGAGTCCGATCAGGACGCCCCGTCCTGCTCGCAAGAAGGCAAGAGTGGTATTTGGGTCTCCAACGACGGCCAACTCTGAATCTAACCAGAACATGGTAAATGAGGACGTGCAAATGATGAGCCCAACAAAAACACCTGCCCGGGCCAGGAGGATACCACCTCCGCCAAAGTCGGTGGAAAGACGGTCCTCTCGaatcaaaaaagcaaaccTGCGCAAACTTCAAAAATGA
- a CDS encoding Lymphoid-specific helicase, producing MSGATSPDIVPSTPATTPPTNTSPECSRASSVLGDPVKEETVPENNDSLSMSETEMEKRLSRLQFVLDRSAVFSTILKNRMDEEKARQAALQAEKRKEQTGKKRGRSAVQSSPKGKRKKGANGNAVPIEEPEVEDGEGAVFQQPALITGAKLKPYQLEGLQWMVSLDQNGISGILADEMGLGKTLQTIAFSAYLREHHNSRPFLIVCPLSVLHNWVDEYKKFAPDIPVCMYHGTPEERAELRRTVMSLSGNEVAAPKPKAKTPKKKTPVQATRKSDRTAKPVAETSSTGSKRRGRPRKSKVVEDEDEERETMDVDKEVEEVEPITFPIVLTTYEMIIKDRTYLSHYDWGYIVVDEGHRLKNLDCKLMKEIKKYQSAGRMILTGTPLHNNLGELWALLNFILPDIFDDVDTFEEWFDLPQLQSSLPTSQSSQIISSLHAILKPFLLRRLKVDVETNLPPKKEYVLYAPLSMRQREAYDRVLDGGLRKWLIQGGTSGVEIPVDTDECVAVKKEEDADGKVPDNDSKEEEDKQEGTSKRRASTRFVKGGRKSYAVDGSDREYFKMLERGELDERGLKVTKTKEEAAEEEARIGREHQERTKDPNTMYPVLGEELVNASGKMMVLDRLLRELFKRKHKVLLFSQFTTMLDIIEDWAVDYMGWPICRIDGSTAPQERREQMNKFQNGGDDPNAPCLFLLSTRAGGLGINLVAADTVIFYDQDWNPQMDAQAQDRAHRIGQTKPVLIYRLVSAHTIETKIMQRATEKRKLEALVIAKGKFRKPAAAAANPKRETMADMAASLLRLEGEKIDVVPNTKEGKQGVLSDEDLDLLLDRRPEVFAERGQGWTSGGVRAVAGGTAVTGGVTTGVGATGGDEESAAGQIDHSAMGAGKKAAFAVYEAPAEEGNDALAKMMAEVEEAS from the exons ATGAGTGGTGCTACCTCGCCAGACATTGTTCCGAGCACGCCCGCTACCACACCGCCAACAAATACTTCACCAGAATGTAGTAGGGCAAGCAGTGTATTGGGGGACCCAGTTaag GAAGAAACAGTTCCAGAAAACAATGACTCGCTGTCCATGAGCGAAACG GAAATGGAGAAGCGGTTATCTCGTTTACAATTCGTCCTCGACCGCTCAGCAGTGTTCTCAACCATTCTAAAAAACCGAATGGACGAGGAGAAGGCAAGGCAGGCCGCCCTCCAAGctgagaagagaaaagaacaGACCGGGAAGAAGCGCGGCCGTTCTGCAGTCCAATCATCACCTAAAGGAAAACGCAAAAAGGGCGCGAACGGAAACGCTGTTCCCATAGAAGAGCCAGAAGTCGAGGATGGCGAGGGTGCTGTTTTCCAGCAACCGGCACTCATTACGGGTGCCAAACTCAAACCATACCAGCTGGAAGGATTACAGTGGATGGTGTCTCTTGATCAGAATGGTATTTCTGGTATTTTAG CGGACGAAATGGGTCTTGGAAAG ACTTTGCAAACGATTGCCTTTAGTGCATACCTGCGCGAGCATCACAACTCCAGACCGTTTCTCATCGTCTGCCCGCTCAGTGTGCTTCACAACTGGGTAGATGAATACAAGAAGTTCGCTCCTGAC ATTCCTGTCTGCATGTATCATGGTACCCCAGAAGAACGAGCTGAACTTCGACGGACAGTAATGTCACTGTCTGGGAATGAAGTTGCGGCCCCCAAGCCCAAGGCTAAAACtccaaagaagaagacacCTGTCCAGGCGACGCGCAAATCCGACAGGACCGCCAAACCTGTAGCAGAGACATCGTCTACGGGATCAAAAAGGCGCGGACGCCCCAGAAAGTCGAAAGTtgtcgaagacgaagatgaagaaagggaaacaaTGGATGTCGATAaagaggttgaggaggtcGAACCTATCACGTTCCCCATCGTATTAACGACGTACGAAATGATTATCAAAGACCGAACCTACCTCTCTCATTACGACTGGGGCTACATTGTCGTTGATGAAGGGCATAGGTTAAAGAATCTCGACTGCAAACTGATGAAGGAAATCAAGAAATACCAGAGTGCCGGACGAATGATTTTGACTGGCACACCGTTGCAT AATAATTTGGGTGAATTGTGGGCACTTCTCAATTTCATCTTGCCGGACATTTTCGATGACGTCGACACTTTTGAAGAATG GTTCGACTTGCCTCAACTACAATCTTCCTTACCAACGTCTCAATCATCTCAAATCATTTCCTCCCTCCACGCCATATTGAAACCCTTCCTCTTGCGACGGCTTAAAGTCGACGTTGAAACAAACTTACCTCCCAAGAAAGAATATGTCCTTTATGCACCCCTCAGTATGCGACAAAGAGAGGCATACGACCGCGTTCTAGATGGCGGACTCAGGAAGTGGCTGATTCAAGGCGGCACATCGGGCGTTGAAATCCCGGTAGACACAGATGAGTGCGTGGCGGtgaagaaggaggaagatgcagatggcaAGGTACCCGACAACGACAGcaaggaggaagaggacaaGCAGGAGGGCACTTCGAAACGGCGTGCATCGACGCGGTTCGTAAAGGGCGGCCGGAAGAGCTATGCTGTCGATGGAAGTGACCGCGAGTACTTTAAGATGCTGGAGCGCGGTGAGCTTGATGAACGTGGGCTTAAGGTCACCAAGACAAAGGAAGAAGCAGCGGAGGAAGAGGCGAGGATAGGGAGGGAGCATCAGGAGCGGACGAAAG ACCCAAACACAATGTACCCTGTCTTGGGCGAGGAGCTCGTCAACGCGAGCGGAAAGATGATGGTTCTCGACCGACTGCTCAGAGAGTTGTTCAAGCGGAAGCATAAAGTGTTACTTTTCAGTCAGTTCACGACTATGCTCGACATCATTGAA GATTGGGCGGTTGATTATATGGGTTGGCCAATTTGCCGCATAGACGGTTCAACAGCGCCGCAGGAAAGAAGAGAACAGATGAACAAGTTCCAGAACGGGGGCGATGACCCGAATGCGCCCTGTCTTTTCTTGCTCAGCACCCGCGCCGGAGGCTTGGGTATAAATCTGGTCGCTGCCGATACCGTCATTTTCTACGACCAGGATTGG AATCCTCAGATGGATGCGCAAGCACAGGACCGCGCGCATCGCATTGGACAAACTAAACCTGTGCTGATATATAGGCTGGTTAGTGCGCACACCATTGAGACCAAGATCATGCAACGTGCTACAGAGAAGCGCAAACTTGAGGCGCTTGTGATCGCCAAAG GCAAATTTAGGAAGCCAGCTGCAGCCGCTGCGAACCCGAAGCGCGAAACGATGGCGGACATGGCCGCTTCGTTGTTGCGTCTGGAAGGAGAGAAAATCGACGTCGTGCCCAACACCAAAGAGGGCAAGCAAGGGGTTCTGAGCGACGAGGATCTTGATCTTCTGCTTGACCGCAGACCGGAGGTGTTTGCGGAGCGCGGGCAAGGGTGGACCTCGGGTGGTGTGCGCGCGGTCGCGGGAGGCACAGCTGTCACTGGGGGCGTCACCACGGGTGTCGGTGCGACTGGTGGTGACGAGGAGAGCGCGGCTGGTCAAATTGATCACTCTGCGATGGGTGCTGGGAAGAAGGCTGCGTTTGCTGTGTATGAAGCACCTGCTGAAGAGGGAAATGATGCGCTTGCGAAGATGATGGCGGAAGTGGAGGAGGCGTCGTAA